One window of the Eucalyptus grandis isolate ANBG69807.140 chromosome 8, ASM1654582v1, whole genome shotgun sequence genome contains the following:
- the LOC104438143 gene encoding 12-oxophytodienoate reductase 3-like: MAANLFTPCQMGKFDLSHRVVLAPMTRCRAINGIPLPVHAEYYAQRTTKGGFLITEGTLISDTAAGFPGTPGIYTEEQVEAWKKVVDAVHSKGGIIFCQLWHVGRASNRVYQPDGGAPISSTNQSISDKWKIIMPDGTLDVPHKPRALQTHEVWQVIEQYRRAAANAIRAGFDGVEVHGAHGYLIDQFLKDSINDRVDEFGGSIENRCRFLMEIVKVVAKEVGTDRTGVRISPAIDHMDATDSDPLNLGLSVIERLNKFQNEIGSKLTYLHVTQPRFTANGTKNYGEQEEDEEARLIRTWRRAYQGTFMLSGGFTRELGMKALARGDADLISYGRLFISNPDLVYRFKVDAPLNGYNRETFYTQDPVVGYIDYPFLDQKNGEVTH, encoded by the exons ATGGCCGCGAACCTCTTCACTCCATGCCAGATGGGCAAGTTCGATCTCTCTCACAGGGTAGTGCTAGCGCCTATGACGAGATGCAGAGCGATCAATGGGATTCCATTGCCGGTGCATGCAGAATACTATGCGCAAAGAACGACCAAGGGTGGTTTTCTCATCACCGAAGGCACCCTCATCTCTGACACGGCCGCTGG GTTTCCAGGTACTCCTGGGATTTACACTGAAGAGCAAGTCGAAGCATGGAAGAAGGTGGTGGATGCTGTTCATTCCAAGGGCGGCATCATCTTCTGTCAACTTTGGCACGTTGGTCGTGCCTCCAACCGTG TTTATCAACCCGATGGAGGTGCTCCGATTTCGTCGACAAATCAATCCATCTCCGATAAATGGAAAATCATCATGCCCGACGGGACTCTCGATGTTCCTCACAAACCAAGAGCTCTCCAAACACATGAAGTATGGCAGGTTATCGAGCAATATCGCCGAGCAGCTGCAAATGCCATTCGAGCAG GTTTTGATGGTGTTGAGGTGCATGGAGCACATGGCTATCTCATTGATCAATTCTTAAAGGACTCAATCAATGATAGAGTAGACGAATTTGGAGGATCAATTGAGAATAGATGCAGATTCTTGATGGAGATCGTCAAAGTGGTGGCAAAAGAAGTTGGCACTGATCGAACGGGAGTTAGAATCTCACCAGCGATTGACCACATGGATGCCACGGACTCCGATCCCCTCAATCTAGGCCTATCGGTCATCGAGAGATTGAACAAGTTCCAAAATGAGATAGGTTCCAAACTCACGTATCTCCATGTGACTCAACCTCGATTCACAGCCAATGGCACGAAAAATTATGGTGAACaagaggaggatgaagaagctCGATTGATAAGAACTTGGAGGAGAGCCTATCAAGGTACTTTCATGTTAAGCGGCGGTTTCACCCGAGAGCTCGGGATGAAGGCTTTGGCTAGAGGAGACGCAGACTTGATATCGTATGGTCGGCTCTTCATCTCTAACCCTGATTTGGTCTACCGATTCAAGGTGGATGCACCATTGAATGGTTACAACAGAGAGACATTTTATACTCAAGATCCAGTTGTTGGTTACATAGATTACCCATTTCTTGACCAGAAAAATGGGGAAGTGACACACTAG